The sequence CTTGAGGCATTTCCGGGTCCGGGCATACCGTATCATCATGTTCGGCAGGCAACCGGCACTCTTCCATGGACCCAGACCTCCCCCACAGTCCGAAAGCCCGTGGCGGTAATACGAGATAGGGAAGGGCAGATACGCGCCTGTCGACGCGTGGCAGTCCCCATCCAGGGTGCCTTTTTCCTGTGTCATTTTTTGTTCCTCCTGTTTTTCGGAAAAGTGTCCGGAGGAACTCTGGATCGTAACGGCTATCCCTGATGGGCGCCAACAGCCCTATTGCCCTCCGGGCACGCGGTGGGGGTCGGGGCACGACGCCAATCGAGACACCCGGCCCCCGCGGGATACCACTTGCGGCTTCCCCGAACGAGACGTCGGCGTTGTTCCCCTTAACGTTTCTGTGCATTGCGTTGAACTGTCGCCACGGTACCGGGCTGCCATATTCTCCTGATATGTCGTTGTCTCATTTGCCTGCAGCTCGATCGGTTTTCAGTGGAAATGGATCTTGACTCCAGATCGAGGAATGGAGTAGATGTCCGGTTAAGAACCCTGCATACCCTCCCCGGATACCGAAATCCGGGGATATCGTCGCCACGCTCCCGGTGCAGTTCCTCCACATGGTGGCAAGTGCGTGTCTGCTTGTCACCTGATGTCCATTCGCAGGAACCTCGTGTATGCAATAGCGAAGAAGACGACGGGGTAGATGGTCAGGGCCGCAATACTCGACCATATCTTGCCGAAGGTATCCTCAAGGGTCGTCTCCGGGGATCTGGATATCCCGTTGATGAGGGTGTTGACGGCCATCTGCGGGGAGAGGAGGTTGACAGCGCTCTCGATCACCTTCATCTGCTCGGCGTATGCTGTGATCTCCGCCTGGTAGCCTTCCGATGAGGTATCCCCTCCATATGCCCCCGGATCGGGCTTCTCCATCATGAGGGCCATGCCTACCTGCGCGGTGGTGTAAGGGGCCAGGAACACGAGGAGAATGAAGACGACCACCGCGAGGAGCAGGGCGCTGCCGCTCTTCCGGCAGAGGGTGGAGAAGGCAAGCGCGATGGAGAAGAACGTCACGAGGAAGAGGAGGGTGACGCCGGCATAGGTCAGGATCATCCAGAGGTCGTCCGGGGAGGGCACGAACGAGAAGACAAGGAGCAGCGCCGTGGAGATGGCAAGCACGCTCCCGACAACGAGGACGAGCAGCGCCACGCCCCCGAGCGCCTTGCCGTTGATGATCTCATCCCGGTAGACCGGTCGGGCGAGGAGGGTTTTGAGCGACCGGGACTCCTTCTCCTTCGAGACCAGGTCGAACCCGAGCGCAAGCGCGAGTATGCCCCCGTAGGAGACCAGTGTCTTGAACATCGAGGAGTAAATGTCCGCGACCGGCGGCTTTGATGGCATCATTCGTTCCGGTCCGTCGTCCGCCGTCTCCATTGCGATCAGGTCTTCGGTATACCTCGTCAGGTCGCTCTGGTAATACTCAATCCCGGTGTATGTCCCCATCAGGGCAAGGCTCAGGAAGAGGGCGAGGATCACCAGGAACCGCCAGCCCGTGATCTGGTCGGTGAACTCTTTCCGCGCCACGATGAAGACCCGTTCTGCCGTCATGCGACCCCTCGGGAGATCGATATCCGGGCGGAATTCCTGCCCGCCGCAGGGGTTTTTGCACGCTGATGTGCCTGCATCTGCACCCGCCCCGTTGCCGTCGATTTTGTTGTCATACCATCACCCTCTATTATCGTGCAGAACCGCACCGGTTCTGCCTATCAACACTGTCTGTTCTTTCCGGGCCCGAAAACGCCGTCCGGGCATTCTCATCCAGAGACTCGGTTATAACTCTATTTACCTTTTCTCTCACTTCCCTTTACATGTTCGCGGTCTTCTTCGGAAAGCGGAAGGCCGGATACATCCTGTACGGCTCACGGAACTGGAGAGGGTCCCGGCCGGAATCGGGAGTGTCGGGGCTCCATACTCGGTCCCCCTCCCTCCAAGGTGTGCTTACCGGATGTCCATCCGCAGGAACCTCGTGTACGCGATAGCGAAGAAGACGATAGGATAGACGGCCAGGGCCGCAACGCTCGACCATATCTTGCCGAGCGTATCTTCAAACGTCGCTCCTGATGATAAGGAGTTGCGCATCTCCTGGATCAGGTTGTCGGCCGCCATTCCGGGGGAGAGGAGGTTTCTGAAGCTTGCGATCAAATTTAGCTGTTCGTAGTATGCCGTGATCTCCGTCTGGTAGCCTTCCGAGAAGACATCTCCTCCGTATGCGGCGGGGTCGGGCTTCTCCATCATGAGGGCCGTGCCGATATGCGTGGTGGTGTAGGGGATCACGGACGAGAGGAGGATGAAGACGACCACCGCGAGGAGCAGGGCGCTGCCGCTCTCCCGGCAGAGGGTGGAGAAGGCAAGCGCGATGGAGAAGAACGTCACGAGGAGAAGGAGGGTGATACCGGCATAGGTCAGGATCATCCAGAGGTCGTCCGGGGAGGGCACGAACGAGAAGACAAGGAGCAGCGCGGTGGAGATGAGGAGCACCCCACCGACGACGAGGACGAGCAGCGCCACGCCCCCGAGCGCTTTGCCGTTGATGATCTCGTCACGGTAGACCGGGTGGGAGAGCAGGCTTTTGAGCGACCGGGACTCCTTCTCCCCGGAGACCAGGTCGAACCCGACGGCGATGGCGAGGAGGCTCCCGTAGGAGATCAGCACGAGAAACATCGAGGAGTAAACGCCCTCAACCGGCGGTTTTGCGGGCATCGTCATCCGCCCCGGTTCGTCGAACCGGTCGTCCATCGTCGCCAGTTCCTGGGCATACCTATCCAGTTCTCTCTCGTAGCTCCCGACCCCGCTGTACGTTCCCGCCAGGGCGATGGCGAGGAACAGGGCGAGAATCACCAGGAATCGCCAGCCCGTGACCTGGTCGGCAAACTCTTTTTTGGCCACAATGAAGACCCGTTCCGCCGTCATGCGATCCCCTGGAGAGTCCGACTCTCCCCGCCGGAGACCCGGTCCGGCGCGTGCATTACGCGTGGCGTGTCCGGTTCTCTTTCCGGAACCTGGGTGTCGATCGCACAAAAACCGACCGGTATCCCGGGCAGAGGGTACGTTTCGCAAAAGAAGTCTACTGGCATATCTCCATTTCCTCCGTATAAAGTCTTACTTGCCGGGTCAGAGCGCCGCAGGACCGCGAACGGCCA is a genomic window of Methanoculleus bourgensis MS2 containing:
- a CDS encoding ABC transporter permease subunit; translation: MTAERVFIVARKEFTDQITGWRFLVILALFLSLALMGTYTGIEYYQSDLTRYTEDLIAMETADDGPERMMPSKPPVADIYSSMFKTLVSYGGILALALGFDLVSKEKESRSLKTLLARPVYRDEIINGKALGGVALLVLVVGSVLAISTALLLVFSFVPSPDDLWMILTYAGVTLLFLVTFFSIALAFSTLCRKSGSALLLAVVVFILLVFLAPYTTAQVGMALMMEKPDPGAYGGDTSSEGYQAEITAYAEQMKVIESAVNLLSPQMAVNTLINGISRSPETTLEDTFGKIWSSIAALTIYPVVFFAIAYTRFLRMDIR
- a CDS encoding ABC transporter permease subunit, with product MTAERVFIVAKKEFADQVTGWRFLVILALFLAIALAGTYSGVGSYERELDRYAQELATMDDRFDEPGRMTMPAKPPVEGVYSSMFLVLISYGSLLAIAVGFDLVSGEKESRSLKSLLSHPVYRDEIINGKALGGVALLVLVVGGVLLISTALLLVFSFVPSPDDLWMILTYAGITLLLLVTFFSIALAFSTLCRESGSALLLAVVVFILLSSVIPYTTTHIGTALMMEKPDPAAYGGDVFSEGYQTEITAYYEQLNLIASFRNLLSPGMAADNLIQEMRNSLSSGATFEDTLGKIWSSVAALAVYPIVFFAIAYTRFLRMDIR